A portion of the Microbulbifer agarilyticus genome contains these proteins:
- a CDS encoding AAA family ATPase, translating to MKVYILRKILIFGNSGSGKSTLAKRLSDENDLVHLDLDLFAWLPGSPPRRMPLSESSEKIATCLKGRDSWVVEGCYTDLLEILAKDASEMLFMDLSIEKCIANAKNRPWEPHKYESKEAQDANLDMLVSWIKEYDTRLDTFSRAAHRELFAAFQGKKTLYTENQVHD from the coding sequence ATGAAGGTATATATTTTGCGTAAAATTTTGATCTTTGGGAATTCCGGATCTGGAAAGTCTACCCTAGCTAAGCGTCTTTCTGATGAGAATGATTTAGTACATTTAGACCTGGATCTATTTGCCTGGCTGCCAGGTTCGCCGCCGCGAAGAATGCCGCTTAGCGAGTCTAGTGAAAAAATCGCTACATGCCTCAAGGGGCGTGATAGTTGGGTGGTGGAGGGGTGCTACACAGATTTACTGGAGATATTGGCGAAAGATGCGTCTGAGATGCTTTTCATGGATCTGTCAATCGAGAAGTGTATCGCAAATGCCAAAAATCGGCCTTGGGAACCACATAAGTACGAGTCTAAAGAAGCTCAAGATGCAAATCTTGATATGCTGGTGAGTTGGATAAAGGAATATGATACGAGACTGGATACTTTTTCGCGTGCAGCCCATCGAGAGTTATTTGCCGCCTTTCAAGGCAAGAAAACACTTTATACAGAGAATCAAGTGCACGATTAG
- a CDS encoding VOC family protein, with protein MKIHYLEIVSPDVDSVCAAYESTHNVTFNEPDELLGGAKTCTLSDGSIVGVRRPLRDTEEPVVRPYWLVEDIEKSVADVEATGAVIAVPPLEIPGKGIFAIYICGAVDHGFWQL; from the coding sequence ATGAAAATACATTATCTCGAAATTGTATCTCCAGATGTGGATTCTGTATGTGCGGCGTATGAATCTACTCACAATGTTACATTCAATGAGCCGGATGAGCTTCTAGGTGGGGCAAAAACGTGTACATTGTCCGATGGAAGTATTGTTGGTGTGCGTCGCCCTCTACGAGATACAGAAGAACCTGTGGTGCGGCCATATTGGCTGGTTGAGGATATAGAAAAATCAGTTGCTGATGTTGAAGCAACTGGAGCGGTAATAGCCGTTCCACCATTAGAGATTCCGGGCAAGGGAATTTTTGCCATTTATATATGTGGCGCTGTTGACCATGGATTCTGGCAACTGTGA